Proteins co-encoded in one Xanthomonas campestris pv. badrii genomic window:
- the yccS gene encoding YccS family putative transporter, whose translation MATTSFESRLSRLWAHEKASYGLRVFIALSVALGVCWHRQELTAVPALFLGIIASAIAETDDNWLGRIKSVLLSLLCFAAAAAAVTLLFPYPLPFVIGMALATFSLTLLGALGERYVSIAQATVALSIYAMIGMDQHGSHDPRIAWHGAALLMIGAGWYGVLSILWTILFANRPVRERLSRLFFELGLYLRRKADLFEPVRQSDLHARRLALAEQNAKVVGALNAAKTAIMSRFGRSGRPGVQSGLYFRLYYMAQEFHERASSSHYPYEALTDAFFHSDVLYRCQRLLALQGKACAALGEAIRLRQLFDYGDNSRLATDDLRQSLDYLHARADPALARLLGALELLVTNLQSIERRLSEAAQSDSTSDNLDTRLRDSSPHTLREMAARLGQQLTPGSVLFRHGLRMAIALVVGYAVMQSIHADNGYWILLTTAFVCRPNYGATRLRLVQRIAGTLIGLVATWALMQLFPGTEVQLLLALVAALVFFITRTDRYMLATAGITVMALFCFNLLGNGFVLIWPRLIDTVIGCAIAAAASFLILPDWQGRRLNQVMATVLASCARYLAQVLEQYASGMRDDLPYRIARRDMHNADAALSVALSNMLREPGRYRRNLDAGFRFLALSNTLLGYLSALGAHRAALEGGHDASIARAGEYLQRALGALATALGQRRPLPLHDESEELAMAEALEQHAVQLPPKQRLVRDQLALTLRLLPKLRAAALAVTEAPADNAAPTALQRA comes from the coding sequence GTGGCCACCACGTCCTTCGAATCCCGCCTCAGCCGCTTGTGGGCCCATGAAAAGGCCAGCTACGGCCTGCGTGTCTTCATCGCACTGTCGGTGGCCCTGGGCGTGTGCTGGCACCGGCAGGAATTGACCGCGGTGCCGGCGCTGTTCCTGGGCATCATCGCCAGCGCCATTGCCGAGACCGACGACAACTGGCTGGGCCGCATCAAATCGGTGCTGCTGTCGTTGCTGTGTTTTGCCGCTGCCGCAGCGGCCGTGACGCTGCTGTTCCCCTACCCGCTGCCCTTCGTGATCGGCATGGCGCTGGCCACGTTCTCGCTGACCCTGCTCGGCGCACTCGGCGAGCGCTATGTCTCGATCGCGCAGGCCACGGTGGCCTTGTCGATCTACGCCATGATCGGCATGGATCAACATGGCAGCCACGATCCGCGCATCGCCTGGCACGGTGCGGCATTACTGATGATCGGGGCCGGCTGGTACGGCGTGCTGTCGATCCTGTGGACCATCCTGTTCGCCAACCGCCCGGTGCGCGAGCGGCTGTCGCGACTGTTCTTCGAGTTGGGCCTGTATCTGCGGCGCAAGGCCGATCTGTTCGAACCGGTGCGGCAAAGCGACCTGCATGCGCGCCGGCTGGCGTTGGCCGAGCAAAACGCCAAGGTGGTCGGCGCGCTCAACGCCGCCAAGACCGCCATCATGAGCCGCTTCGGTCGCTCGGGGCGGCCGGGCGTGCAGTCGGGCCTGTATTTCCGGCTGTATTACATGGCGCAGGAATTCCACGAGCGCGCCAGTTCCTCGCATTACCCGTACGAGGCGCTGACCGACGCGTTCTTCCATAGCGACGTGCTGTACCGCTGCCAGCGCCTGCTCGCGCTGCAGGGCAAGGCCTGCGCGGCGCTGGGCGAGGCGATCCGCCTGCGCCAGCTGTTCGACTACGGCGACAACAGCCGCCTGGCCACCGACGACCTGCGCCAGTCGCTGGATTACCTGCATGCGCGCGCCGACCCGGCGCTCGCCCGCCTGCTGGGCGCGCTGGAGCTGCTGGTCACCAACCTGCAGAGCATCGAACGGCGCCTGTCCGAAGCGGCGCAGTCCGATTCCACCAGCGACAACCTCGATACCCGGCTGCGCGACTCGTCCCCGCACACCTTGCGCGAAATGGCCGCGCGCCTGGGCCAGCAACTCACTCCGGGCTCGGTGCTGTTCCGGCACGGGCTGCGCATGGCCATCGCACTGGTGGTGGGCTATGCGGTGATGCAGTCCATCCATGCCGACAACGGTTACTGGATCCTGCTCACCACCGCGTTCGTCTGCCGCCCCAACTACGGCGCCACCCGCTTGCGGCTGGTGCAGCGCATTGCCGGTACCCTGATCGGCCTGGTCGCCACCTGGGCGCTGATGCAGCTGTTTCCAGGTACCGAAGTGCAACTGCTGCTGGCGCTGGTCGCCGCACTGGTGTTCTTCATTACCCGCACCGATCGCTACATGCTGGCCACCGCCGGCATCACGGTGATGGCGTTGTTCTGCTTCAACCTGCTCGGCAATGGGTTCGTGCTGATCTGGCCGCGCCTGATCGACACGGTGATCGGCTGCGCCATCGCCGCGGCGGCCTCGTTCCTGATCCTGCCGGACTGGCAGGGCCGCCGGCTCAACCAGGTGATGGCCACGGTGCTGGCCAGCTGCGCGCGTTACCTGGCCCAGGTGCTGGAGCAATATGCCAGCGGCATGCGCGACGATCTGCCCTACCGCATCGCACGCCGCGACATGCACAACGCCGATGCCGCGCTGTCGGTCGCCCTGTCCAACATGCTGCGCGAGCCGGGCCGCTACCGGCGCAACCTGGACGCGGGGTTCCGCTTCCTGGCGCTGTCCAACACCTTGCTCGGCTATCTCTCCGCACTGGGCGCGCACCGCGCCGCGCTGGAGGGCGGACACGATGCCAGCATCGCCCGGGCCGGCGAGTATCTGCAGCGCGCACTCGGTGCGCTTGCCACTGCCTTGGGCCAGCGCCGGCCGCTGCCGCTGCACGACGAAAGCGAAGAACTGGCCATGGCCGAAGCGCTCGAACAGCACGCCGTGCAACTGCCGCCCAAGCAGCGCCTGGTGCGCGACCAGCTGGCGCTGACCCTACGCCTGCTGCCCAAGCTGCGCGCTGCAGCACTGGCGGTCACCGAGGCACCGGCCGACAACGCCGCTCCCACGGCGTTGCAGCGCGCGTAG
- the purD gene encoding phosphoribosylamine--glycine ligase yields the protein MKILVIGSGGREHALAWKIAQSARVSEVLVAPGNAGTASEAKCRNVAIKVDDLDGLLALAQREAVALTVVGPEVPLVLGVVDRFHAAGLRIFGPTAKAAQLEGSKAFAKDFLARHGIPTAYYAVHTEVDAALAYVRDKGAPIVVKADGLAAGKGVIVAMTLAEAEDAVRDMLSGNAFGDAGARVVIEEFLDGEEASFISMVDGTHALPMATSQDHKRVGDGDTGPNTGGMGAYSPAPVVTPQVHARVMREVVEPTVQGMIADGVPFTGFLYAGLMIDAHGAPKVIEFNVRFGDPETQPVMLRLQSDLVDLVEAAIDGTLDRTQAQWDPRPSLGVVIAAKPYPETPVTGEVIHGLDAVPPSAKVFHAGTVLDGDGQVLSAGGRVLCVAALGDSVQDAQRAAYAGLQPIHWPNAFQRSDIGWRAIARERDAQG from the coding sequence ATGAAAATCCTCGTCATCGGCTCCGGCGGCCGCGAACACGCCTTGGCCTGGAAGATCGCCCAATCCGCACGCGTCAGCGAGGTGCTGGTGGCGCCGGGCAATGCCGGCACCGCCAGCGAGGCCAAGTGCCGCAACGTGGCGATCAAGGTCGATGACCTGGATGGCCTGCTGGCGCTGGCGCAGCGCGAAGCCGTCGCGCTCACCGTGGTCGGGCCGGAAGTACCGCTGGTGCTGGGCGTGGTCGATCGCTTCCATGCCGCTGGCCTGCGCATCTTCGGGCCCACCGCCAAGGCCGCGCAGCTGGAAGGCAGCAAGGCCTTCGCCAAGGATTTCCTCGCCCGCCACGGCATTCCCACTGCGTATTACGCCGTGCACACCGAGGTGGACGCGGCACTGGCCTACGTGCGCGACAAAGGCGCGCCCATCGTGGTCAAGGCCGATGGCCTGGCCGCCGGCAAGGGCGTGATCGTGGCGATGACCCTGGCCGAGGCGGAAGACGCGGTGCGCGACATGCTCTCGGGCAATGCGTTCGGCGATGCCGGTGCGCGCGTGGTGATCGAGGAATTCCTCGATGGCGAAGAAGCCAGCTTCATTTCCATGGTCGATGGCACACACGCCTTGCCGATGGCCACCAGCCAGGACCACAAGCGCGTCGGCGATGGCGACACCGGCCCCAACACCGGCGGCATGGGTGCCTACTCGCCGGCGCCGGTGGTGACGCCGCAGGTGCATGCACGGGTGATGCGCGAAGTGGTCGAGCCCACCGTGCAGGGCATGATCGCCGACGGCGTGCCGTTTACCGGGTTTCTGTATGCCGGGTTGATGATCGATGCGCACGGCGCGCCCAAGGTGATCGAATTCAACGTGCGCTTCGGCGACCCGGAGACCCAGCCGGTGATGCTGCGCCTGCAGTCGGACCTGGTGGATCTGGTCGAAGCGGCCATCGACGGTACGCTCGACCGCACGCAAGCGCAGTGGGATCCGCGTCCGTCGCTGGGCGTGGTGATCGCGGCCAAACCGTATCCGGAAACGCCGGTCACCGGCGAGGTCATCCATGGCCTGGATGCGGTGCCCCCCAGCGCCAAGGTCTTCCACGCCGGCACCGTCTTGGATGGCGACGGTCAGGTGCTCAGCGCCGGGGGCCGCGTGCTGTGCGTGGCCGCGCTCGGCGACAGCGTGCAGGACGCGCAGCGCGCCGCGTATGCCGGCCTGCAGCCGATCCACTGGCCCAACGCCTTTCAGCGCAGCGACATCGGCTGGCGTGCGATCGCGCGCGAACGCGACGCGCAGGGCTAG
- the purH gene encoding bifunctional phosphoribosylaminoimidazolecarboxamide formyltransferase/IMP cyclohydrolase yields MATDLLPVRRALLSVSDKTGLIDLARALVARNVELLSTGGTAKAIREAGLPVKDVADLTGFPEMMDGRVKTLHPLVHGGLLGRAGIDETVMAEHGIVPIDLLVLNLYPFESVTVKADCTLAEAVENIDIGGPAMLRSAAKNFARVAVATDPAQYADLLAELEANNGQLSAAKRFALSVAAFNRVAQYDAAISNYLSAVADSAETVPTRSPFPAQINSNFIKVMDLRYGENPHQSGAFYRDLYPVPGTLATFQQLQGKELSYNNLADADAAWECVRQFDAPACVIVKHANPCGVAVGAACGDAYELAYATDPTSAFGGILAFNKTLDAATAKAILDRQFVEVLIAPDYEAGALEYASKKANVRVLKIPHGNGLNNYDTKRIGSGLLMQSADNRGMSLGELSVVTQRAPSEAELGDLLFAWRVAKYVKSNAIVYAKDSRTIGVGAGQMSRVVSAKIAALKAEEAKLTVAGSVMASDAFFPFRDGIDAAAAAGIQAVIQPGGSMRDGEVIAAADEHGIAMVFTGVRHFRH; encoded by the coding sequence ATGGCCACTGATTTGCTGCCCGTGCGCCGGGCCCTGCTCTCCGTTTCCGACAAGACCGGCCTGATCGACCTAGCCCGCGCGCTGGTGGCGCGCAACGTCGAGCTGCTGTCCACCGGCGGCACCGCCAAGGCGATCCGCGAGGCCGGCCTGCCGGTGAAAGACGTCGCCGATCTCACCGGTTTCCCGGAAATGATGGATGGCCGGGTCAAGACCCTGCACCCGTTGGTGCACGGCGGCCTGCTGGGGCGTGCCGGCATCGATGAAACAGTGATGGCCGAGCACGGCATCGTGCCGATCGACCTGCTGGTGCTGAACCTGTATCCGTTCGAGTCGGTGACGGTGAAGGCCGATTGCACCCTGGCCGAGGCGGTGGAAAACATCGACATCGGCGGCCCGGCGATGCTGCGCAGCGCGGCCAAGAACTTCGCGCGCGTGGCCGTGGCCACCGATCCGGCGCAGTACGCCGACCTGCTGGCCGAGCTGGAGGCCAACAACGGCCAGCTGTCGGCGGCCAAGCGCTTTGCGCTGTCGGTGGCCGCGTTCAACCGCGTGGCGCAGTACGACGCGGCGATCAGCAATTATCTCTCGGCGGTGGCCGACAGCGCCGAAACCGTGCCCACGCGCAGCCCGTTCCCGGCGCAGATCAATTCCAACTTCATCAAGGTGATGGACCTGCGCTACGGCGAAAACCCGCATCAGTCCGGCGCGTTCTACCGCGACCTGTATCCGGTGCCGGGCACGCTGGCCACCTTCCAGCAGTTGCAGGGCAAGGAACTGAGCTACAACAACCTGGCCGATGCCGATGCGGCGTGGGAATGCGTGCGCCAGTTCGACGCGCCGGCCTGTGTGATCGTCAAGCACGCCAATCCCTGCGGCGTGGCAGTGGGCGCGGCCTGCGGCGATGCCTACGAGCTGGCCTATGCCACCGACCCCACCAGCGCCTTCGGCGGCATCCTGGCCTTCAACAAGACGCTGGATGCAGCCACGGCCAAGGCCATTCTCGATCGCCAGTTCGTCGAAGTGTTGATTGCGCCGGATTACGAGGCCGGCGCGCTGGAATACGCCAGCAAGAAAGCCAACGTGCGCGTGCTCAAGATTCCGCACGGTAATGGCCTCAACAACTACGACACCAAGCGGATCGGCTCGGGCCTGTTGATGCAATCGGCCGACAACCGCGGCATGTCGCTGGGCGAATTGAGCGTGGTCACCCAGCGCGCGCCCAGCGAGGCGGAACTGGGCGATCTGCTGTTTGCCTGGCGCGTGGCCAAGTACGTCAAGTCCAACGCGATCGTCTATGCCAAGGACAGCCGCACCATTGGTGTGGGCGCCGGGCAGATGAGCCGCGTGGTCAGCGCCAAGATCGCCGCGCTCAAGGCCGAGGAAGCCAAGCTCACGGTGGCCGGCTCGGTGATGGCATCGGATGCGTTCTTCCCGTTCCGCGACGGCATCGATGCCGCAGCGGCAGCCGGCATCCAGGCGGTCATCCAGCCGGGCGGCTCGATGCGCGATGGCGAAGTGATCGCCGCCGCCGACGAACACGGCATCGCAATGGTGTTCACCGGCGTGCGCCACTTCCGGCACTGA